Below is a window of Chloroflexota bacterium DNA.
GTTAGCCGGATAAATGAGAAGGGGGGGCAGAAATGCTCCCCTTACTCTTTAAAGAACATTCAGATGTCGCCAAATAGCCTGGCCTCTGGTACCATTCAATTGTGCAATATAGTTACACCACTGGCAACCGGGTGAGTGTTCGGGTGGCCCCAGTAATTCTGGCACATCCATTCCTTCATCAAGGTTGGATATTCTCACAAAAGTAATGTCCAACCCATCTTATAGTTAGGAGCAATTATTCACCCGATGTGGTATTGCCATAATATCGATCTACTCCTGGTGGTAGCTCCTGCAGCTCAATAATAACACCGCCGACCTTGTCGGTATCAAAGAAAGCCATGCCACCGCCACCCACATTTTTTTGATATACGATCGCCTTAAATCCTGCTTCAGCCATTATAGAAATCGCTTCTTCGATGTCATCCACAATGAAGGATATGTGGTTAATGCCTTCGCCTCGACGCTCTAAGAATTCTTGATGGATATACTTTCCTGAAACAGGTTGAATTAACTCAAGCCATATTGGCCCCATCTGTCCTCCTCTTGCTATAAGTTTGATATCAGGAGGGGCAGGCTTGCCGTAAAGCATCCTGTCTGTATGAACTACCTTCACGGGTTCAAATGGCCCTATTCCTAGAGCTTGATAATATTCAATAGCCTCGTCCATGTTCTTGACTATTACCGCCATGTGGTGGAGCTTTGATAGCAGCTCTCCTATCCTTTTTTTCTTCATGTTAACTCCTCCTGCTCTCTGTACTATCAGATATCATTTCACCCGGGTATATCTTCTCTTGGGATTTCAGCATGTAGTATCATATTTTGATAGCCTCCTTACTGGAAGTCTGACGAATCAAGGCAGCGCTATCAGCGCCCTGAAGTGGCTTTCTCTTTCTTCGCAATGGAATCAGCCAGGGCCAGGACTTTTCTAGCCCTTTCCGCCACGGGGGCATCTACCATCTTGCCGTCGAGGGAGGTTGATGCCTGGCCTTGCGCTAAGGCTGCCTCAAAGGCCTGCACTACCCGGTGTGCCTGGGCAATCTCCTCCTCAGAAGGAACGAAAACCTGATTCACCGGGCCAACCTGGTCCGGGTGGATTACCGCCTTGCCCTGGAAACCCAACTGGGCAACTGCCCTCGTTTCCCTGATTAGTCCGTCCGTATCTCGCACGTCAGTATATACACTGTCGATGGCCAGAACATTGGCTGCGTGGCAGGCGACGGCAATCACCGCTCGGGGATAATAAATCTCGGAGCCTTCTTTGGTGCGATTTATGCCCATCTCCAGAGCAAAGTCTTCGGCACCGAAGATAGCGCCGATAATACGAGGAGACGCACTGACGATATCACAGGCATTTATGATACCCTCTGGAGTCTCAATGAGAGGCAGAATTCCTGTAGAACCCACTTCAAGGCCTGACTTCTTCTCTGCGTCGGCGAGTAAGGCAGCAGCCCTGCGTATATCATCCCTCGACTCACTCTTGGGGAGACAGATGCCTTTGAGCCTCCCGGTGGCGACCGCCTTTATGTCTGGTACAGCGTAAGGGGTTGGAAGCGAGTTGATACGTACGAAGATATCTTTCCCGCTCGAAGCAAGCTCATCTATTGAAGCGGCGACCATTTTCCGGGCAGCGTCCTTTTCCGAAGGAGGAACCGAGTCTTCAAGGTCGAGTATGAGGGCATCAGCAGGTATCAGACGGGCTTTTTCCAGCCTCCTTTCCTGATTACCGGGAACAAATAGAAGCGTTCGCAATATTAGCATAGGGACTCTCCTCACGTTTTCAATATCATTTCAGCCGGATTTAATGCTATATCACCTTCTTGAGCTTCAGCTCCTCCAGTTGCTCCGGTGAATAACCGAGCAGGTCCTGGTAAACCACTTCATTCGCTGCTCCCATAGGTAATCCAGGGAACCTGATCTCACCCGGCGAGTTCAGCAACTTAATAGGCACATCAGGCATCCTGAGGGCCTTGCCTGTGGCCGGGTCATTGAGGTCAACAAGTGTCTTTCTCCCCTGCACATGGGGGTCTTCAGCAATGCCGCGCATATCGGCGATTATCCCGGCGGTTATCTCGTGTTTCTCACAGGCTTCCAGAGCTTCCGGCAAAGTCATACTGGCAAACCAATTGGCGATTACCCGGTTGAGCTCCTTCCTGTTCTCTTTCTTGATTCGAGCTTCATTAGTACTGAAGCGGGGGTCACTCTTATACTCAGGTTTACCTATAGCGTCCATCAACCTCTCAAACGGCACCTGCGCCGTGGCAGAAAGCGCCAGCCAACATTTATCTTTTGTCTGGTAATTGTTGCGGGGTGCGGCATAGCTCATTTCACTACCGAAAGGTTGAGGAACTTCCCCGGTTAGCCAGTATTCAAGGAAGTCAGCACCAAGCAACCCGAGTAAAGGCTCGTAAAGTGACACGTCAATCTCCTGGCCACCGTATTCCCCTCTCCTGGCGCTTCTCAGCGCCACCATGGTAGCAAAAGCAAGATGCAGTCCGGCAACCATATCCGCCAGAGGAAACGGTGGGCTTAAAGGTGGGCCATCAGGTTGGGCATTTAGAAAAGTGAAACCGCTGAAGCCCTCCGCCAGGGTGCCAAAGCCGGGCCTGGAAGCATACGGCCCCGTCTGTCCATAGCCCGAGATTCGACCGATGACCAGTCCTTTGTTAAGCTGCAAAAGCCGCTCACTAGGAAACCCTAGCCTGCCAAGAACTCCGGGGCGAAAATTCTCCACAAGAACGTCAGACTTCTTAACCAATCCCGCAAAAATTTCGGCACCTTCAGGTGTCCTTAAATTTAGAGTTACCGGCAGCTTGTTACGGCTGACAGTCAACCACCAGGACTGAAAGCCACCTTCGAGCACTCCCCATGCCCGGATGGCATCGGGCGAATTTGTGTTCTCGATTTTGATAACCTCGGCTCCGAAATCCCCGAGAAGGGTTGCTGCAAACGGAGCTGCTATCACCGTACCCATGTCAATTACACGAATGTTCTTAAGAGGCAGTTCGCTGCTTTCTGCATAAGCTCGCTGGCGCCGAATAAAATCACTTAACTCTTTACCTGAACTCA
It encodes the following:
- a CDS encoding VOC family protein, whose product is MKKKRIGELLSKLHHMAVIVKNMDEAIEYYQALGIGPFEPVKVVHTDRMLYGKPAPPDIKLIARGGQMGPIWLELIQPVSGKYIHQEFLERRGEGINHISFIVDDIEEAISIMAEAGFKAIVYQKNVGGGGMAFFDTDKVGGVIIELQELPPGVDRYYGNTTSGE
- a CDS encoding CoA ester lyase, which gives rise to MLILRTLLFVPGNQERRLEKARLIPADALILDLEDSVPPSEKDAARKMVAASIDELASSGKDIFVRINSLPTPYAVPDIKAVATGRLKGICLPKSESRDDIRRAAALLADAEKKSGLEVGSTGILPLIETPEGIINACDIVSASPRIIGAIFGAEDFALEMGINRTKEGSEIYYPRAVIAVACHAANVLAIDSVYTDVRDTDGLIRETRAVAQLGFQGKAVIHPDQVGPVNQVFVPSEEEIAQAHRVVQAFEAALAQGQASTSLDGKMVDAPVAERARKVLALADSIAKKEKATSGR
- a CDS encoding CoA transferase, encoding MSSGKELSDFIRRQRAYAESSELPLKNIRVIDMGTVIAAPFAATLLGDFGAEVIKIENTNSPDAIRAWGVLEGGFQSWWLTVSRNKLPVTLNLRTPEGAEIFAGLVKKSDVLVENFRPGVLGRLGFPSERLLQLNKGLVIGRISGYGQTGPYASRPGFGTLAEGFSGFTFLNAQPDGPPLSPPFPLADMVAGLHLAFATMVALRSARRGEYGGQEIDVSLYEPLLGLLGADFLEYWLTGEVPQPFGSEMSYAAPRNNYQTKDKCWLALSATAQVPFERLMDAIGKPEYKSDPRFSTNEARIKKENRKELNRVIANWFASMTLPEALEACEKHEITAGIIADMRGIAEDPHVQGRKTLVDLNDPATGKALRMPDVPIKLLNSPGEIRFPGLPMGAANEVVYQDLLGYSPEQLEELKLKKVI